The window ATCGTCGCCGAACTGCTCACCGGCACCTTCTACCTGCTGATGCTGGCGCTGGGCTTCGCCGCTGCGGCCATCGCAGCCCACCTGGGTGCCGGGACCGTGCAACAGACCGTGGTAGCCGCGGCCGTCGGCGGCGGCGCGGTGCTGGGTTGGCACCTGCTGCGCGGACGCCGCGCCAATGGCCCGCCGGCGCGCGCCAACCGCAACGTGAACATGGACATCGGCGAGACCGTGATGGTGGAGGCCTGGTTGCCCGACGGCACGGGCAGTGTCCACTACCGCGGCGCGCGTTGGACCGTGATCCACCGCCCGGGCGTCGTGCCGGTGACCGGCCCGCACCGGGTTGCAGAAGTCATCGGCAACCGGTTGCTGGTCGAGAAGCTCTGATGCCCACCGGCTCGCTCTCATTCTCATTCATCGACTGATCGGAAGCTTCATGGAAATCGGCCTGGTTCTACTCGTCATCGTGGTGATCTTCATCGCCCGCTCGATTCGCATCGTTCCCCAGCAGAACGCCTGGGTGGTGGAGCGCCTGGGCAAATACCATGCGACCCTCACACCGGGCCTGAACCTTCTGGTGCCCTTCGTCGACCGCGTGGGCTACAAGCACAGCCTGAAGGAAATACCGCTCGACATCCCGAGCCAGGTCTGCATCACGCGCGACAACACCCAGCTCCAGGTGGACGGCATCCTGTATTTCCAGGTGACCGACGCCATGCGCGCGAGTTACGGCTCGTCCAACTACATCATGGCCATCTCGCAGCTGGCGCAGACCTCTTTGCGCAGCGTGATCGGCAAGCTCGAATTGGACAAGACCTTCGAGGAGCGCGACATCATCAACGCCCAGGTGGTGGCCGCCATCGACGAAGCCGCGCTGAACTGGGGCGTGAAGGTCCTGCGTTACGAAATCAAGGACCTCACGCCGCCCAAGGAAATCCTGCATGCCATGCAGGCCCAGATCACCGCCGAACGCGAGAAGCGCGCGCTGATCGCTGCCTCGGAAGGCCGGCGCCAGGAACAGATCAACATCGCCACCGGCGAACGCGAGGCCTTCATCGCTCGCTCCGAAGGCGAGAAACAGGCCGTGATCAACAAGGCGCAGGGCGAGGCTGCTTCCATTCTCGCCGTGGCCCAAGCCAATGCCGAGGCCATCGAACGCGTGGCCGCCGCCATCCGCCAGCCCGGAGGCGAACAGGCCGTGCAGTTGAAGGTGGCCGAGAAAGCCGTCGAAGCCTACAGTCGCGTGGCGAGCGACGCCACGACCACCCTCATCGTGCCGAGCAACATGACCGAAGTCTCCGCACTCATCGCCTCGGCGATGAAGATGGTGCAGGCCAACAAGACGGCGTGAGCGGCATGAGCGATCCGTTCGACAACGAAGAAAGGCCAGTCATGGAACACAATGTCCTGGGCTCCGAACTCGTGCCCTGCTCCTACGACCCGCTGACCGGCTACTTCCGCGATGGCTGTTGCAATACCGACGACAGCGACCGCGGCGCCCACGTCATCTGCACCAAGGTCACGGCCGAGTTTCTTGCGTTCTCCAAGGCCCGCGGCAACGACCTGAGCACGCCCCAGCCGGCCTGGCGTTTCAGCGGCCTGAACCCCGGCGACCGCTGGTGCCTTTGCGCCAACCGCTGGAAGGAAGCCTTCGAAGCGGGCTGCGCTCCATTGGTGGTGCTCGAATCCACCCACATCAAGGCGTTGGAGTTTGTCCTGCTCGAAGATTTGGAACGCCATGCCGCGCCGAGCCGCAATGCGTCTTTCTGACTGCTATAATTTGAGGCTAAGGAACGGTGGATGAGTGGTTTAAGTCGCACGCCTGGAAAGCGTGTGAGGGTTAATAGCCCTCCGCGGGTTCGAATCCCGCCTGTTCCGCCAAAAAGTCAAAAAAGCGCCCCATGGGCGCTTTTTTCTTGGGCCGATTGCATTGTGCACGAGCGAATTTGAAGGTTTCGATGGATAACCCAGCCACCCCCATGCTCGACAACACCATCCTGGACAGCCAGGCCCGCCTCGCGGAACTGAAGCGCCTTCTCGTCATGGATACTGCGGATGAGGTGTGTTACGACGATCTCACCCGTCTTGCCGCCCAGATCTGCGACACGCCGATCGCGCTGATTTCATTGATCGATGACAAGCGGCAGTGGTTCAAGTCCAGGGTCGGTCTTCTCGCAAGGCAAACCCCTCGGGAGTTCGCTTTTTGCGCGCATGCGGTAGCTGCGCACCGGTCGCTGCTGGTGGAGGACGCTGCCAGCGATCCCAGATTCCAACACAATCCACTGGTCACGGGCGAGCCGGGCATCCGGTTCTATGCCGGCGCATTGTTGATGACCCGCAATGGCCAGGCTTTGGGCACACTGTGTGTGATCGACCGCAAGCCGCGCACCCTGACCGCCAACCAGATGGAACAGTTGGAATTCATGGCGCGCCAGGTGGTGGAGATGCTGGAGTTGCGGGCACAGCAGTACGGCGCGCCGCCGGCCCCAGGTCAGGCCGGCTGAGCGGCCTCGTAGAAAGGAGAGCCGCCCGAGGATCGCTGGCGCACCCTGTACCGCGCTATTTCACGGGCGGCTTCGGCAGGGCGTTCACCATTTCGCCTACCGTCGGACCACCGCCTCGCGCCGATGGTCGGACCTCATCCGCCGGCCCTGGATCCAACCCGTTTTTCGACTCCTCGGCATGTTGCATGGCAGGTTTGCCGGCCAGTTCGTCGGTGATCTGCAGCGCATTGGCATGCAGGTCGACCTTCAGCCTCACCTTGTTGGCCGGCATCACCATGCGGTACCAGCTTTGCTCGACCGCCGGCGGCAGGCGGTGCACCAGGCGCCATGTGGCGTTGGGCAGGTCGCGGTAGCCGGCGAACACGCCGATGGCGGTGGTTTCCGGGTTTGACTTGCGTACGATCTGCCGGGTTTCGCCGGGCCGCAGGATGAACTGGTCCACTGCCAGCAGGTCCGCGCCGAGCACCGCCTTGTCGGTGTTCTGCAGTGCGAAGAACGCCGCCTCCTGGAAGGACACGTCCGACTTCAGTTCATAGATGCGCAACAACACCGGTGCGCCACGGCCCTTGATGTCGGTGTTGAGGTCGGCATCGGCGCTGATGGCAATGTTCAGCCGAGCCGGCTCCTTCTGTGCGGGGGCCTCGTTGCCGCCGCCGAGCACGCTGCAGGCTGCCAGCACAAAGGGCATCAGGCATGGGCCGATCAGCCTTCGGATGGGGTGGGTGGACATGGTTTCCTCCATGAGGGCGGTGCTTGGACGACGGGTGGGCGCAAACGATTTCATAGGCGGCGCATGGCGGGCGACTTGGGCGCGGGGAGTACACGCCTGCGCGGCGGCGCCCGAGCCGGCAAGTCGGGTGGCAAGGCGTCGATCTCCGCATCGCTGAGTTCGCGCGCCGGCGCCTCTTCGATCGCCGCAGGCGCGGGCGCCGCCAGTGGCTTCGATGAAAGTTCGGGTGGCCGCGCCGAAGGCGCTGCGGATGGGCGAGGCTGCATGGGCGCCAGCGACGGGCGCGGCACCGACGGCGTGGTGGGCGTCGCGCCGGCCGGCGGCGTTACGTCAGCACGTGGCACTGTCTGCGATTTCAGGAAGTCGTCGAGCAACGCCACCTGCGCCGCGGCGAACGCGGCGAGGCCGTGCTGCTGCTGCGTGTGCCATTGGGAGAGCATCTCCCGCGTGCCGGCGTGGGCTTTGGCCGTGGCTTCGCGATGTTGCCTCAACAGGTTGTGAATTTCAGGCAGGAGCGGATCGCCGTCGGGCGCCCGCGCCCTGTCCTCGGTGGACATTTCGCCGACGGTGCGCCCCAGGCCCAGTCGCCAGACGATGGCCGCACCAACCAGCACACCCGCCAGGCCCGCCAGGCCCGCCAGGAAGCAGGCCAGGCCGATCGCCATCGTCTCACCCATGATCACCTCCCGTGCCGTCTTCGGTTTCGGCGTCCCATTGCTGCAGCAACTCCGGCGGGATGCAACCCGCCACCTGTGAAAAGCGTTTGCCCACCAGGCGCTCGGCCTGTTTCAGCAGAACCGCCACGGGGCTGCTTGGCTCATGCCGCTCGAACCAGTGACGTGCCCCGCGGATGCTGGCCAGCACTTCGGTGCGGCCCTGCGTTGCTGGGCCACCTGCAGGTGATTTGGAAAATGCCGGCGAACCAGGGGCGATCACCGGAGCGACCGCGACGACGGGGGGAGCGGGCGCCGCCTGTGCCTGGTCGACGAACGGGCGCAATGCCCGGCTCAGCGGAACGAGAGACGGGGCGTCGTCACCGAGTTGCGCCTTGGCCCAGGCATCGATGTCGGAGACGTGGCGGGCGGCTTCGGCCAGGCAGTCGATCGTCGTTTCGTCACGGCCGGGCGGCGCGCCGTGCGCAGCCACACGCAACGCCGCCAACTGCCGGCTCACGGCACCCGGGCTCAGCGCCTGCGGCACGGGCGGTACCGCAAACGCGCGCTCCACGTCGCGCACCGTGAGGCGCAGCGCGGTGTTGTGCGCTACCACGATCTCCCACACGTCGCCGAGCAGGCCTTCGGCATCGGCCAAAGCGGCCAAGGCGTTGGCGCGGACCGCAGGCTCGCGCTCGCCGTCGAGCACGATCTGCGGGTGCACGGCATCGGGCCAGGCATGCAGCACCTGGCTGAGCGCGCCCAGCGACTGCGCGAGGCCGGGCGCCTGGGCCAGCCGCGTGCGGGCGCGGCACAGCCAGACCAGCAGGTTGATGTCGTGGCTGCGCAGCAGCAGCCGTCGGCAATCGCGTTCGATCTCGGCCCAGTTGGGCGGCTCCGCGAGACCGACGAAGCTGCCATATTGCGCATCCGCGCGCGGCACCATGCGTGCCAGCAGTACGGCGAATTCGTGGTCGTATTCGAGGTTCGGGCCACACGGTTCGAACTCGCTGATGGGGACGGGGACGGGGGTGTTCATGCGGACCTCGTTGGATGCCGTTGGGAGTCGACGTAGCGCTCGGGCTCGAAGACCATGCCCACGGCATAGTCGGGCGCCTGAGCGGTGCGCGCCTGGCGCGGGCTGGGACTCGTGCGCCTGCCCGGCGGCATCGCCGCCGCAGAGGCGTCGCCCAGCCAGGTCGACCAGCCGAGCCTTTCGCCGTCGCCGAGCCTGGCCGGCGGCGCGTTGACGTGGCGCACGCGCAATTCGACCTCCCAGACGAATTCGTAGCCGATGAAGCCACGCACCCATTCGATGAGCAGCGGCAGATCGCGGCCCTGTGGCGTGAAGCGCAGGTATTGCTGCAGCGACAAGGGCCCCAGCACCAGGCGGAACTTGTTCTGGCGATCGGCCACCACATCCCCCGCGATCGCTCCCCCGCCCAGCATGCTCGAGGTGCGCGGCAGGCCGAGACGGCTCTGGTCGGCTGCGTCGATGCGGATCCAGTGCATCACGAATTCCTGCAACTGCACCGGCACGGCGAAGAACTTGGCCAGGGTCTGCGTCAGGCCGTCCGGATTGCGGGCTTCCCGGCTCAAGTGGGTGGAAGCGGCCAGCCGCGCATGGGCCGGCAGTACCGAATCCCGGATTTCAAGCGGGTCATGGCCCGTGAGCCGGGCCACGTAGGCGCTGAAGGTTTCGTCCTCGGCGCGATCCAGGCCGGCCGCGGCCTGGGCCTGGGCCCAGGCGCGGTACATGTGGGTCAGGTAACGATGGTGGAAGACGTCGAGGAAATCGGCCAGCGTGCTGTCGTTGAAGTTCTCGGTGCGCTCGCGCACCAGTTCCGTGTAGTGCAGCGGCAGCGGACCGTTCGGGCCGAGCATGCCGAGCCCGTAGACGCGCACCGCGGGCAGGTCCGGCTGGTTGCCGGCGCGTACCGGCGGCGTGCCGGTCTCAGGCCCGGGCAGGTAGACCTCGGCGATCTCGCGCGGCGCAAAGCTCAGCGCGGCCGTCTGTCCCAGGCGGAAAGGCTCCTGCTGCGGACGGCTGGCCAGGCCGATGCGCGGTTGCGGCGACGCGGGGCTTGGGCTCACGGCCATGCGGCGCAGCAAGGTGGTGAAGCCGAATTTCCACGGCGCAGCCCTCAGCCGGCGCAACAGCGACGGCATGCCGTCCCCAGCCGGAGGGATGTCCGGATCGAGGTGCCTGGTCTCGTTCTTCACACGATCCCCCGCCCGCCCATGCGTACCGGCCAGCGAGCGATCTCGCCGCGCTGCATCGATTCGAGCGCCGTCTGCGTGAACACGTTGATGCTGACGTGCCGCGCCAGATAGTGCTCGAGCACCAGCCCGAACAGGTACGGGCTGGTGCCCGAGAAGCCCTCCTCGTCCACGCTGAGCGTGCACAACACCCCGCGGCCGTAGATCAGTGGGCCCGCGCCCGGCAGTCGCCGTGTGACGGGCTCGGTGCGCGAGCCGATCAGGCTCTCGATCTGGCGGCGCTGCACGTCGTTGTCGGCCGCCACGAAGAGCCGCAGCATGTCGCGCAAGGCCTGCGCGCCCTCACGATGCGACAGTTCGGTCAGCGGCAGGTGGTTGAAGCCGAGCTGGCGGATGAGCCGCCAGGCGATCTCCCGCTGCGCGAACGGTGACGACGGGATGCTCGGCGGGCGGATCAACCCGACGCCGACGACCGGAATCGAATCGGCCACGGCCAGGTCCGAGCGACCATTGCGAGGCACCAGGCAAGGCAGGTCGCGATTGGTCAGCAAGGCCTTGACCGACAGGTAGCGCATGGCTTCGGCATAGGGGGCCTCGTGCTGATCGACCAGGGACAGGAAAACCTCCGTACCGACATACGGCGTGCGCGTGCCGTACTTGCGTGCCGTGTCCGAGGCCATGCGCAACTCGCGCCGAACCGAGAAGTACCGACCGTAGTTGCCCTCGTCCTCGTTCAGCGTCTGGTACAGCGGGCGAAACGCCAGCGCAGCCGTGGTCTGCGCCTGCTGGCCGGTGATCGCCTGCACCGCATAGACCTCGAAATCGAGCGGGCGGGAACGGTCGGGCACGAGATGGAATTCCGGGTCGGCGGTGTTGAGTTCGATGCGGTCGGTGCGGCGCTCGAACAGGTTCACCACCGGTGTGCAGAACAGCCCGAACTGCCCCGCGTCGACCACCGCACCCAGCGCGCCGGGAGGCTTGGTCAGGAGCACCACGATTTCCGCTTCGCTGGCCTGCAGCCGTGAAAGGCCTCCGGCCAACCCGGTCAGCGTGAAGAAGTAGAACCGCTCGGGGCACGCGAAATATTCATGCAGCAGGTTGTGCCCATGGAAGGTGTTCCATTCCAGCGGCAGCAGGCCCTGCCCCGGCGCCAGCCCTTCGTAGACCAGGGCGCGTTCCGTCACCACATGGGGACGGGACGAAAGCTGGCCCGGCTCGCCCGTGAAGCTGGCCACCGCCGAGGTATGCAGCAACTCGAACAGGTGCGAGGCGAGCTGGGGATTGCCCATGAGGTAGATCGGCAGCCGGTCCAGCCCGGCCAGGCTGTCGAAGCGACGTTCGCCGACCATGCGCAGCCGCAGGCGCAGCGCGCCCCGCACATGCACCTGCGGCGGCAAATGGCGCTCCAGCCCGTGGATGTCGGGCGGCGCGCCGGTGAGCTTGGCCTCGACGATCTCGATCGGCCACAGCGTCACGTCCTGGCTGGAGCGGAATTCGCACGGGGTTTCCTCGCCGACGGGTACCTTGGCATGAAATGCCGTGCCGCGCGGCACGACGAAGCCTCGGGACAAGTCGCCCTCGTTCACGTTGGGATTGAGCTGCGCCACCGCCATCGACGGCGTGGGGCTCAGGTAGTTGGGATAGAGCACCTCCAGCAGCCGCTGGGTGAAGCGCGGAAACTCCGCATCCAGCTTGATCTGCATGCGCGCGGACAGGAAGCTGAAGGACTCGATGAGCCGCTCCACGTACGGGTCGTCGACCTCGATGCCATGCAGCCCCAGGCGCCGCGCGATCTTGGGATGGGCCGCGGCGAACTCGGCAGCGGCCTCGCGTACGTAGAGGAGCTCCTTGTTGTAGTAGTCGAGGAGTTGCGGATCCATGGTGTTCTCCAGTCAGCGTGGGGCGCGGACCACCGCACGTCCGGTGTCGACCAGGCTCATGCGGTTGGTCTCCAGGTCGACGGCGCTTTGCACCGTGAGCGCCAGCGGATAGGGTGTCGAGGCGACCATGGCCCGGATCTCGAAGACCAGCACGTTGTAGTCGTCCTGCGCCTGCTTCTTCATCAGCGGCACGACGCTGAGGCTGCCCGGTATCAGCCGCGGTTCGTAGTCGGCAATGGCGCGGCGGATCATGCGTTCGATCTCCTCCCACTTGCGTTCCGACGCGTAGGCACCGGCCAACGGCGGCACACCGAAGTTAACCGTGGAGGCCGCGGCCTCGGGATACCGTTCGCGGTCGATCAGGTCTTCCGCATTGGTGGCATTGAGCAGGAAGGCCAGGTCGCGCTGGATGATGTCGCGCAGTTGATGGGGCGTGACGGTGTAGGCGGTCGGTGCCTCACGGGATTGGCTGGGCGCGTCGTCGCGCAAACGGTCGAACAGTGTCGGCATGCGCTGGCTGCGATGGCGTGCGGCGCCCTGCTCCCAGCTGCGGGCAATGCGCGTTCCCGGGTGCAGCCGGCTCGGATTCGGCACCGCCGTGGAACCAGAAGCGGTGGCGTTGGCCAGCTCGGCCTCGACGATGGCCTCGGCCAGACTTGCCGTGGCTTCAATGCTCGGCATGGCCTTCTCCTTCCGCCGACGCCGTCTGTGCGCCATTGCCGGGTTCGGTACCGAAAATGCATCGGCGCAAGTCGAACAGCGGCATGTCACCGAGATCGCTGGTCCAGGTCTTCTGTCCGCGCGCGAAAACGCCCGTACGCCCGATTTCGGCCCAGACGGTTTCCCGCCCCAGCCGCAAGGCGTCGCGGTCGTCGGCATGTACGGGATAACGCATCGGCAAGTGGCAGTCCAGCACGGTGCCGTCACGCAACCGGACTGCGGCATTGCTCCACACCAGGTCGAGCAGCGAGGACGGCGCGTCTTTCTCGACCGCGGCGAGATCGGCGAAAGCCAGCCAGCGGTAGGTGCCCCCGACCATCACTTCGCACACCGGACCAAGCCGGCTGTCCGAGTCGCTGATCCACGCGAAGGCCGGCTGCAAGTTGCTCGAGCCTGGCGTTTCGGTAGCCTGCGCCAGAGCCGATTCGCGCACGGCGTCGCTGGCCTCGAGCGCAGCGGCATCCTTGCCTGCGGCCAGCTTCAGCGCCCGGCCCATGGCGGTCATCCATTCGCAGGTGGCCTCGTCGCCCACCGACATGGGCGCGGGCCGCCCTCGCCCGCTGAATACCTCGCCGCGTTGACGCTCGGCCATGATCAACCCGCGCATGACGTCTGCCACGCTACCGGGATGCGATGCCAGTCCGGCCCACGAACGCAGCTGGACCAGCGCACGATCCCACTGTGCCAACACGCACAGCAGTTCGAACAACAGCCAGCGCTCATTGGCATCCTGTGGCCTGGCGCGCACCTGGGCCTCGGCCCGCGCCAGGCTTTCCGCGAGCGGCCTGGACTGGGACCAGTCCCGGAAGGTGCGGGTGCTCATGGTGGCGGTGGCGGACGGCGGATTGTTCATCGGGGCGGCTCCTTCTTGGCTTCTGGTTGGAATGCGTGCAGGCGCAGATGGCTGTCGGGCGACAGGTCGTGGTGTTCGCGCCGCGTCAGACTGGGCACCGCTGTGGACACGCCGTCGCCTTGAGATGGCGCGAACAGGCGCAATACGTCCTCCGGTTCATCGATGTCCAGCAAAGTAGGCCGGGCCAGCGGATGGAAGTCGCGGATGGTCTGGTCGATGTGTTCGCGTCTTTGCAGGATGTCGCGTAACAACGGGTAGGCGGCGGCAAGCCTGTGCAGCTCTTCGATCGACGTCGCGTGATCGCTGCTGGGTACGTCCGCGTCATCCCAATCCGCCCTGCCCGAGAGTTGTGCCGGATCGCGCACGACACAGTGGAACTCCTCGTGCAGGCTTTCGAACACGCCGAGCTGCCCTGTCTGCGGAGCCTGGTCCGGTGTCCGCGGCGATACCGTGCGTCGGGGCGCCTCACCCAGCAACTCGGCCAACGGATCGCCCGCAGGCCGCTGCTCGGCACCGGGAATGCCAAGCGCCCCGAACGGGTCACCTTGCCCAGCCGCAGCATCAGGCTGACTCGCCAGGTCGCGAAGATCGAATGTTGTCCCTTCCGACCGAGCGGAGCAGCCCGGCAGCCGCGTCGCTTCAGGCGTCGCCGCGCTCGCCGCCCCGGGTGCACGACCGATTCGCGTCGGCGCACCGCCGGCGGCCTGGACGTCGAAACGCTGCCAGCCAAGCTCCAACACATCCCCCACGGCCAGCGGTAGGCTCGCCCGCGCGGCCACGCGTCCACCGTTCAGCACACAGACCATGGCGCGCCCGCCATGGCTCAGGCGCCAGCCTTCTTCCGGACCTTGCCAGGCGATGCGGCAGCGCTCGGCATCCTCCCATTGCGCCGCGTTCAGCCGCTCGCCGCCAAGCGCCAGGGCCTGCGCCAGGCCGGTGCCCGTGGCGGGCAGGTCCAGTACGCCATCCGCACTTCGCCCATGGCTGTGCGTCAGCTTCAACCGCAGCGGCTGGGGCTGCGTGTGGCCCTCAGCATGGCGCTCTCTTTCCATGTGCGCTTCGCTTGATCCGCTTGGTCCGCCTCCCGGCGCCATGGCTGCGTTGTCCTCGCCTTGCATCAGGCCTCTCCCCATAAGATGGCCAGCCGCGT of the Rhodoferax koreense genome contains:
- the tssE gene encoding type VI secretion system baseplate subunit TssE encodes the protein MPTLFDRLRDDAPSQSREAPTAYTVTPHQLRDIIQRDLAFLLNATNAEDLIDRERYPEAAASTVNFGVPPLAGAYASERKWEEIERMIRRAIADYEPRLIPGSLSVVPLMKKQAQDDYNVLVFEIRAMVASTPYPLALTVQSAVDLETNRMSLVDTGRAVVRAPR
- the tssJ gene encoding type VI secretion system lipoprotein TssJ, which translates into the protein MSTHPIRRLIGPCLMPFVLAACSVLGGGNEAPAQKEPARLNIAISADADLNTDIKGRGAPVLLRIYELKSDVSFQEAAFFALQNTDKAVLGADLLAVDQFILRPGETRQIVRKSNPETTAIGVFAGYRDLPNATWRLVHRLPPAVEQSWYRMVMPANKVRLKVDLHANALQITDELAGKPAMQHAEESKNGLDPGPADEVRPSARGGGPTVGEMVNALPKPPVK
- a CDS encoding TagK domain-containing protein, which encodes MQGEDNAAMAPGGGPSGSSEAHMERERHAEGHTQPQPLRLKLTHSHGRSADGVLDLPATGTGLAQALALGGERLNAAQWEDAERCRIAWQGPEEGWRLSHGGRAMVCVLNGGRVAARASLPLAVGDVLELGWQRFDVQAAGGAPTRIGRAPGAASAATPEATRLPGCSARSEGTTFDLRDLASQPDAAAGQGDPFGALGIPGAEQRPAGDPLAELLGEAPRRTVSPRTPDQAPQTGQLGVFESLHEEFHCVVRDPAQLSGRADWDDADVPSSDHATSIEELHRLAAAYPLLRDILQRREHIDQTIRDFHPLARPTLLDIDEPEDVLRLFAPSQGDGVSTAVPSLTRREHHDLSPDSHLRLHAFQPEAKKEPPR
- the tssG gene encoding type VI secretion system baseplate subunit TssG, which codes for MPSLLRRLRAAPWKFGFTTLLRRMAVSPSPASPQPRIGLASRPQQEPFRLGQTAALSFAPREIAEVYLPGPETGTPPVRAGNQPDLPAVRVYGLGMLGPNGPLPLHYTELVRERTENFNDSTLADFLDVFHHRYLTHMYRAWAQAQAAAGLDRAEDETFSAYVARLTGHDPLEIRDSVLPAHARLAASTHLSREARNPDGLTQTLAKFFAVPVQLQEFVMHWIRIDAADQSRLGLPRTSSMLGGGAIAGDVVADRQNKFRLVLGPLSLQQYLRFTPQGRDLPLLIEWVRGFIGYEFVWEVELRVRHVNAPPARLGDGERLGWSTWLGDASAAAMPPGRRTSPSPRQARTAQAPDYAVGMVFEPERYVDSQRHPTRSA
- a CDS encoding DUF2237 family protein; translated protein: MEHNVLGSELVPCSYDPLTGYFRDGCCNTDDSDRGAHVICTKVTAEFLAFSKARGNDLSTPQPAWRFSGLNPGDRWCLCANRWKEAFEAGCAPLVVLESTHIKALEFVLLEDLERHAAPSRNASF
- a CDS encoding type VI secretion system accessory protein TagJ → MNNPPSATATMSTRTFRDWSQSRPLAESLARAEAQVRARPQDANERWLLFELLCVLAQWDRALVQLRSWAGLASHPGSVADVMRGLIMAERQRGEVFSGRGRPAPMSVGDEATCEWMTAMGRALKLAAGKDAAALEASDAVRESALAQATETPGSSNLQPAFAWISDSDSRLGPVCEVMVGGTYRWLAFADLAAVEKDAPSSLLDLVWSNAAVRLRDGTVLDCHLPMRYPVHADDRDALRLGRETVWAEIGRTGVFARGQKTWTSDLGDMPLFDLRRCIFGTEPGNGAQTASAEGEGHAEH
- a CDS encoding GAF domain-containing protein, which gives rise to MLDNTILDSQARLAELKRLLVMDTADEVCYDDLTRLAAQICDTPIALISLIDDKRQWFKSRVGLLARQTPREFAFCAHAVAAHRSLLVEDAASDPRFQHNPLVTGEPGIRFYAGALLMTRNGQALGTLCVIDRKPRTLTANQMEQLEFMARQVVEMLELRAQQYGAPPAPGQAG
- a CDS encoding SPFH domain-containing protein, with the translated sequence MEIGLVLLVIVVIFIARSIRIVPQQNAWVVERLGKYHATLTPGLNLLVPFVDRVGYKHSLKEIPLDIPSQVCITRDNTQLQVDGILYFQVTDAMRASYGSSNYIMAISQLAQTSLRSVIGKLELDKTFEERDIINAQVVAAIDEAALNWGVKVLRYEIKDLTPPKEILHAMQAQITAEREKRALIAASEGRRQEQINIATGEREAFIARSEGEKQAVINKAQGEAASILAVAQANAEAIERVAAAIRQPGGEQAVQLKVAEKAVEAYSRVASDATTTLIVPSNMTEVSALIASAMKMVQANKTA
- a CDS encoding ImpA family type VI secretion system protein, translated to MNTPVPVPISEFEPCGPNLEYDHEFAVLLARMVPRADAQYGSFVGLAEPPNWAEIERDCRRLLLRSHDINLLVWLCRARTRLAQAPGLAQSLGALSQVLHAWPDAVHPQIVLDGEREPAVRANALAALADAEGLLGDVWEIVVAHNTALRLTVRDVERAFAVPPVPQALSPGAVSRQLAALRVAAHGAPPGRDETTIDCLAEAARHVSDIDAWAKAQLGDDAPSLVPLSRALRPFVDQAQAAPAPPVVAVAPVIAPGSPAFSKSPAGGPATQGRTEVLASIRGARHWFERHEPSSPVAVLLKQAERLVGKRFSQVAGCIPPELLQQWDAETEDGTGGDHG
- a CDS encoding NfeD family protein — translated: MADATIWWLVAGGAIVAELLTGTFYLLMLALGFAAAAIAAHLGAGTVQQTVVAAAVGGGAVLGWHLLRGRRANGPPARANRNVNMDIGETVMVEAWLPDGTGSVHYRGARWTVIHRPGVVPVTGPHRVAEVIGNRLLVEKL
- the tssF gene encoding type VI secretion system baseplate subunit TssF, whose protein sequence is MDPQLLDYYNKELLYVREAAAEFAAAHPKIARRLGLHGIEVDDPYVERLIESFSFLSARMQIKLDAEFPRFTQRLLEVLYPNYLSPTPSMAVAQLNPNVNEGDLSRGFVVPRGTAFHAKVPVGEETPCEFRSSQDVTLWPIEIVEAKLTGAPPDIHGLERHLPPQVHVRGALRLRLRMVGERRFDSLAGLDRLPIYLMGNPQLASHLFELLHTSAVASFTGEPGQLSSRPHVVTERALVYEGLAPGQGLLPLEWNTFHGHNLLHEYFACPERFYFFTLTGLAGGLSRLQASEAEIVVLLTKPPGALGAVVDAGQFGLFCTPVVNLFERRTDRIELNTADPEFHLVPDRSRPLDFEVYAVQAITGQQAQTTAALAFRPLYQTLNEDEGNYGRYFSVRRELRMASDTARKYGTRTPYVGTEVFLSLVDQHEAPYAEAMRYLSVKALLTNRDLPCLVPRNGRSDLAVADSIPVVGVGLIRPPSIPSSPFAQREIAWRLIRQLGFNHLPLTELSHREGAQALRDMLRLFVAADNDVQRRQIESLIGSRTEPVTRRLPGAGPLIYGRGVLCTLSVDEEGFSGTSPYLFGLVLEHYLARHVSINVFTQTALESMQRGEIARWPVRMGGRGIV